The following coding sequences lie in one Hippopotamus amphibius kiboko isolate mHipAmp2 chromosome 7, mHipAmp2.hap2, whole genome shotgun sequence genomic window:
- the IL2RB gene encoding interleukin-2 receptor subunit beta — protein sequence MYKGSKAGMGSHPQLPPVDVMAAPAVSWCLSLLVFLLPLAIPWASTLVNGLNTSSPGRCRSGGQTPEGHGHPAASHVRLVLPAGASKLTCFYNSRANVSCVWSRDGDLQATTCHLHAQPDKRWWNKSCELLPVKPGSWACNLILGPPDSQKLTIVDIISLTVMCCEGERWRRMMTQDFKPFEYIRLMPPHSLQVVHIGTHRCNITWNVSQFSHYIQSNVEFEARTRSPGHSWEDAPLLTLRQNQQWISLETLAPDTLYELQVRARPQLGNHEAWSPWSQPLAFRTRPTATRKKTLPFPWSGNIILGLGGAFAFVLLVYFLANFRYIGPWLKKVLKCHIPDPSEFFSQLSSEHGGDFQKWLSSPFPSSSFSPSGPAPEISPLEVLDRDTKATQLLLLQQQDKGSSSSTETSGHSVTSCFTNQGYFFFHLPDALEIEACQVYFAYDPFTEQPEEGGPGAPEGALLPPLPPLPGEDDAYCTFPPGDDLLLFSPSLFGGPGPPNTALGGTGAGEGRLPPAPQEGVPGNWAPQPLGPPPQEAPDLVDLQSPLEQAPGEAGEEVPVLSPRERAGFPWASPPGQGQIRAPISCLNTDAYLSLQELQDQDPAYSV from the exons aTGTACAAAGGCTCCAAGGCTGGCATG GGCTCCCATCCCCAGCTCCCACCTGTGGATGTGATGGCAGCTCCTGCTGTGTCCTGGTGTCTGTCCCTCCTTGTCTTCCTGTTGCCCCTGGCCATCCCTTGGGCATCTACACTGGTGAACG GACTGAATACCTCCTCACCTGGTAGGTGCAGGAGTGGCGGCCAAACCCCAGAGGGCCATGGGCACCCTGCAGCCAGCCATGTACGTCTCGTCTTGCCAGCAGGCGCTTCCAAGCTCACGTGCTTCTACAACTCGAGGGCCAACGTCTCCTGTGTCTGGAGCCGGGATGGGGACCTGCAGGCCACGACCTGCCACCTCCATGCCCAGCCGGATAAAAG GTGGTGGAACAAATCCTGCGAGCTTCTTCCAGTGAAGCCGGGATCCTGGGCGTGTAACCTGATCCTAGGACCTCCAGAT TCTCAGAAACTGACCATAGTTGACATCATCAGCTTGACCGTGATGTGCTGCGAaggggagaggtggaggaggatGATGACCCAGGACTTCAAGCCCTTTGAGTACA TTCGTCTGATGCCCCCTCACTCCCTCCAAGTCGTCCACATAGGGACCCACAGATGCAACATAACCTGGAACGTCTCCCAGTTCTCCCACTACATTCAAAGCAATGTGGAGTTTGAGGCCCGGACAAGGTCCCCAGGCCACAGCTGGGAG GACGCCCCGCTGCTGACTCTCAGGCAGAACCAGCAATGGATCTCCCTGGAGACACTGGCTCCAGACACCCTGTATGAACTTCAGGTGCGGGCCAGGCCCCAGCTAGGCAACCATGAGGCCTGGAGCCCTTGGAGCCAGCCCCTGGCCTTCAGGACAAGGCCTACAG CAACCAGGAAGAAGACCCTGCCCTTTCCTTGGTCGGGCAACATCATCTTGGGCCTCGGTGGTGCCTTTGCGTTTGTTCTCTTGGTTTACTTTCTGGCCAACTTTCGGTACATCGGGCCGTG GCTGAAGAAGGTTCTGAAGTGTCACATCCCAGACCCCTCGGAGTTCTTTTCCCAGCTGAGCTCCGAGCATGGAGGAGATTTCCAG AAGTGGCTCTCCTCGCCCTTCCCCTCATCCTCCTTCAGCCCCAGTGGCCCAGCGCCCGAGATCTCCCCACTGGAGGTGCTGGACAGGGACACCAAGGCCACGCAGCTGCTCCTGCTGCAGCAGCAGGACAAGGGCTCGTCGTCCTCAACCGAGACCAGCGGCCACTCGGTGACCAGCTGCTTCACCAACCAGGGCTACTTCTTCTTCCACCTCCCAGACGCCCTGGAGATCGAGGCCTGCCAGGTGTACTTCGCCTATGACCCCTTCACGGAGCAGCCTGAGGAGGGTGGGCCTGGGGCGCCCGAGGGggctctcctcccacctctgccacctcTGCCAGGGGAGGACGATGCCTACTGCACCTTCCCCCCCGGGGACGACCTGCTGCTCTTCTCCCCCAGTCTCTTCGGTGGCCCAGGCCCCCCGAACACTGCCCTGGGGGGCACTGGGGCTGGTGAAGGGAGGCTGCCCCCTGCCCCGCAGGAGGGAGTTCCTGGAAACtgggccccccagcccctgggacctCCCCCCCAGGAAGCCCCTGACCTGGTGGATTTGCAGTCACCCCTGGAGCAGGCTCCaggagaagcaggagaggaagTGCCTGTCCTGAGCCCGAGGGAGAGGGCCGGCTTCCCCTGGGCCAGCCCTCCTGGGCAAGGCCAGATCAGGGCCCCCATCTCCTGCCTGAACACCGATGCCTACCTGTCCCTCCAAGAGCTCCAGGATCAGGACCCGGCTTACTCGGTGTAG